Proteins encoded within one genomic window of Lynx canadensis isolate LIC74 chromosome B2, mLynCan4.pri.v2, whole genome shotgun sequence:
- the GTF3C6 gene encoding general transcription factor 3C polypeptide 6 has translation MAAMEGVACDSEVPKSCRIMAATEERSREEEEEEEEEAEQLVLVELSGIIDSDFLSKCENKCKILGIDTERPILQVDSYVFAGEYEDTLGTCVIFEENVEHGDAEGSNRTVLKYKCHTMKKLSMTRTLLTEKKEGEENIGGVEWLQIKDNDFSYRPNMICSFLHESEDDDVVAPASEKPLELEEQEIQMKDSSNLSYEQGKPLNLEIENSGSLTDIPSESEGSVFMETQDTALEITPR, from the exons ATGGCGGCCATGGAGGGCGTGGCCTGTGACTCGGAGGTTCCGAAAAGCTGCCGTATCATGGCGGCGACGGAGGAGCGGAGccgagaggaagaagaagaggaagaagaggaggca GAGCAGTTGGTTCTGGTGGAATTGTCCGGAATTATTGACTCAGACTTTCtatcaaaatgtgaaaataaatgcaaGATTTTG GGAATTGACACTGAGAGGCCCATTCTGCAAGTGGACAGTTATGTCTTTGCTGGAGAGTATGAAG ACACTCTTGGGACCTGtgttatttttgaagaaaatgttgaaCATG GTGATGCAGAAGGCAGTAATAGAACGGTGTTAAAATATAAGTGCCATACAATGAAGAAGCTCAGCATGACAAGAACTCTTctgacagaaaagaaggaaggagaagaaaacatag GTGGTGTGGAATGGCTGCAGATCAAGGACAATGATTTCTCCTATAGACCCAACATGATTTGTAGCTTTCTGCATGAAAGTGAAGATGACGATGTGGTAGCTCCAGCCTCAGAGAAACCTTTGGAGCTGGAAGAGCAAGAGATTCAAATGAAAGATAGTTCAAACCTGAGTTATGAACAGGGGAAACCACTGAACTTGGAGATAGAGAATTCTGGTTCTCTTACTGATATCCCTTCTGAGTCAGAAGGTTCTGTATTTATGGAAACTCAAGATACTGCTTTAGAAATCACTCCTAGATGA